From a region of the Streptomyces tirandamycinicus genome:
- a CDS encoding spermidine synthase has protein sequence MDPLSHATGPRTLDRREGPYGEVVLRERRGPDGEIHEIIANGCFLMDTSDGRSERLLMDAAYAALAGRPDPSVLIGGLGVGFSLARAAAEPGWSRIAVAEREQAIIDWHTTGPLRHLSAAALADPRTTVLHTDLVAHLHSTSDTYDALCVDIDNGPDWTVTEGNGGLYAPDGLRACARCLNPGGVLAVWSAQPSRTFEQTLRNAGFSGVRTEEVVVARGVPDVVHLAVRPA, from the coding sequence ATGGACCCCCTCAGCCACGCCACCGGCCCCCGGACCCTCGACCGGCGGGAAGGACCGTACGGCGAGGTGGTCCTGCGCGAACGCCGCGGCCCCGACGGGGAGATCCACGAGATCATCGCCAACGGCTGCTTCCTGATGGACACATCGGACGGCCGCTCGGAGCGGCTGCTCATGGACGCCGCGTACGCGGCCCTCGCCGGCCGCCCGGACCCGTCCGTGCTGATCGGCGGGCTGGGAGTCGGCTTCTCCCTGGCCCGCGCGGCCGCCGAACCCGGCTGGTCCCGGATCGCCGTCGCCGAACGGGAGCAGGCGATCATCGACTGGCACACCACGGGCCCGTTGAGGCACCTCTCCGCCGCGGCACTCGCCGATCCGCGCACCACCGTCCTGCACACGGACCTGGTGGCGCATCTCCACAGCACCTCGGACACGTACGACGCGCTCTGCGTCGACATCGACAACGGCCCCGACTGGACCGTCACCGAGGGCAACGGCGGCCTCTACGCACCGGACGGACTGAGGGCCTGCGCGCGGTGCCTGAACCCCGGCGGGGTGCTCGCCGTCTGGTCGGCACAGCCCTCCCGGACATTCGAGCAGACGTTGCGGAATGCCGGATTCAGCGGGGTAAGAACCGAAGAGGTCGTGGTTGCCCGAGGCGTACCCGACGTGGTCCACCTGGCAGTTCGCCCTGCGTAG